CCTGCACTTAGGCCACGATGGCAGGTCGAGGTGGAGCTGCTCGACCGAATGGACCAGCTGCTGGAAACAAAATCTGCCAGTTTAAACTTGTTCTCTTGGGAGAATCGGCAGTGGGGAAGTCCAGCCTCGTCCTGCGCTTCGTGAAGGGGCAGTTCCACGAGTACCAGGAGAGCACGATTGGAGGTGAGTGCCAACTCCAAATGCCTGTGGCGGCAAGATGCCAGCCTCGCTAATGCAGTCTGGGGGGTATCAGAAGTAATAAAGGCTATCTCAGTCTGGTCTGGGGTTTTTGCTATAAATAGTCGAGCAGCTAATGCGTTAACTCCTGGTTTACAACTTGTTTGTTGGTGTGAAGATCAGCGCAGCAGAGAATAATGCTATGGCAACCGTGCGCGCTGCCTCTAAGGCGTCGTCACTTCCAGTGCTTGAATTCCTGCTTGTAATTAGAACTGAAGCCTTCAGCTTGGTTTATAGCCCTTAATTATCTTTTCAGACCATGACCTGGGATTTTGGTGCTGTTTCTAGCCCAATACTGTTAACTACTTCCACAGCTCTTTCAGGTCTAGTAGTTCTTGAGCTTGAAGTCATTAGCACAGTGTCACCAATCAAAGGTCAGTcggcacccaggtctctgggcaTTAATATTAGGTGTGTACTGAGAAAAGGCTTGATTTGTCCCCATAGTAACCCATGCGGAGTTAGTATAGCTGTAATTATAGCTTATGGGCAAGTAGGGCCtaatgctgtgctgcagagggccATGTGGGCACTCTGCTGTTCTGCTTCGGTCTGTATCCAAGGCCGGTTGCCTTTATCCTGGTCGTAACGCATGGCATTATACTCGCTGGAACAAGAAAATACCCAGTTACTAAATTGGGGAGTGCAGGGTAACTGGGCTGACTCCAGCGCTTTGGCACTGGGTGCTCCCCAAAGCTGATCCCGGCGATGCTGCAGCCACACTGTGTGATCTGGGGGAGGAGGCCGCTGGGGCAGGGACCGGCAGCGCTGCCGCTCCGGTGGCCGTCTGCTGCCCGGGCTCTCAAGGCCACCTTCCTGTCCGCTGCGCAGTGGCTCTTGGGTTCCTGTGTGCAATGATGCTTGATGATACAGCAGAGCTGTGACTTCCCCGGCAAGTGGCACCGCGCTAGCCCCCGTCGGGGGCTTCTCCTCGCTCCCGTGCAAAAGCAGCACTGCTCGGAGCTCCTGGCGCTCACTGCAGGGGCTCTCCAGCTGGAGGTAAGGCAAACACGCGCCTTCTCTTCCAGCTGCCTTCCTAACACAGACAGTCTGTCTGGATGACACAACGGTGAAGTTTGAAATATGGGATACAGCGGGACAGGAGCGGTATCACAGCCTGGCACCAATGTATTACCGAGGGGCCCAGGCAGCCATTGTTGTCTACGACATCACTAACACAGTGAGTACTGCGTGGGGCTGAGCGTTTACCGGGGAGGAGGCGTCCGCACTTGCGGCTGGTGCTTCTCGGTTCCTTGGGAGAGTGTCTGGGTTCAGAGTCCCTGCAGACGCCTGCCTGCGGGGACTGAGTTTCTTGAAAACTGCTAATGGCCTGTTCCTCAGTTCTGACCAAGGCTGTCTAAGCTGATAAAGGATCCTGCTACAAAGTGCTGTAGAGGCAGAACACTTCTTCCAGGAAAGACTTGTTCTAATCATATCTTCACTGTGGATTAATAAGAGGCTGCCCTTCCTGACTGCTGCCTCCTGTTTGCTTCCAGGACACATTTGTACGAGCCAAGAACTGGGTGAAAGAGTTGCAGAGGCAGGCTAGCCCCAATATTGTAATTGCACTAGCGGGAAACAAGGCAGACCTTGCTACCAAGAGAGCTGTGGACTTCCAGGTGAGTGGGAATCCAGATCAGTTGTTACCTGAGCAAGTCAGGGAAGCAGCTTTTTTGCTTAAGTGGGGGGAAACGGTGACTGCGTGCAAAAGGCTTTGAGGGAGAGCGGAAGTCAAGATTGACGCTGCTGAGGACCCCGGGATGCCTCGCAGAGGGAATTGTGGCCTGCCTTTCCCAtgcactccttccacagcacgTCTAGCTCTTGTTGGTAACAATTGCGATGAACGTGGAGAATAAGGCCCACAGAGCACAAGCTCCTGTCTGCAGTCTTTTCTGGTGCCTTGCTCATCTGGGGCTGTCTTCAGCAGTGTACGAAACGGCGTCTTTTAGACACAAGACACATGAAGAATCATTCCCAGCTTGTTCTCTGCTCTTCGCAGCTCTTACCTTGTCTCAGGCAGGCTTTCAAGGAGAAGCTCTTATCTCAGACCTCTGCACGGGATTGCTGGTGGCGCACTTACAGCGTGCGTTGCTCTCCCAGCTAACCAAAGTACAAGGCGCTGTGCCGCTCGGGACACGCTGTGTCTATATTTGGCTCACAAACAGTCTGTGCTGCTgtaccccagccctgctgctgggacACCAGCCGTGCTGTGCTGTCAGTGGAGCATGTCTCCCTGCTGcgctggccaggcagggtcagGGACCGgcgggggagaggcggggggagaATGTCTGCCCTGGGGTGGGACAGGGTTTCTTTGGTGTTTAGTGAGCCAGCAAGTGAAGCGCGTGAAGGCTGCTTGGGCCTCCCTTTGACAGGATGCTGTTACCACTCTCATGTGATTGTTTGTAGGATGCACAAACATATGCAGATGACAACAGCTTGCTGTTCATGGAGACGTCGGCAAAGACAGCGATGAATGTGAATGAAATCTTCATGGCAATAGGTAACAGCCTGCGTGCAGAAGGATGGCTGGAGCGGTTCTGAGCACCAGCAGGGCAGCCCACTGGAAACCCTGGGAGCTCCTGTGTCAGCCAGGGTCTGGGAGCTCTTACTGGAGCCCGTGACCGGTTGGCTATGGTTCTGTGAACAGTCACTCCCTGAGGGTTTGGAGCCTTTGCCTTGCAAAGCCTGTTCCCCCTCTCCCTATCCCGGGGTGGTGAGTGAGGAAGGAGCGGGATTGGTGACAGCCAGGACTAGAAGTGGGGTGGTTTGCTGTACTCGTGCTGCCAGCAGTGCCCGGTCCCGAACACCCGAAGAGGTGAGGgcttggggcagagcagggccgaGCCCAGCTTGTGggctgtggtggggaggaggttggCCTCTGTAGCGGAGCCCACTGACATCTTGTCTCTTTCTAGCCAAGAAACTGCCAAAAAATGAACCCCAGAACGCTCCTGGTGGCCCAGGTAGGAATCGGGTGGTTGACCTTCAGGAGAGCAGTCAGCCGAGCAGGAGCCAGTGCTGCAGCAATTGAGCACCCGTTCCCGCCTGACGGAGCCCTCGAATGACGTGACTGGAATCCACGCTAACAATCGCACTTACCGTAGAGCGGCTGCTGCCGGTGGCTGCTGTGATTTCTCCATCCCTTTCTGATCATAGGCTGGAGGGAGTTCTTCCACCTGCACCTTTCTGTACAAATACTAATTCAATTCTAAGTCTTAAGTcacttttttaatatatgaacttctgctcttccctcttcctGGTGGTGGTGGATGCGCGACCTGGTGTCTGCCCAGCCAGCCCATCCCTTCCCACGGGTGaggccagcagcacccaggtCCCACGTACTGTAGTTCACTATTGGAAACAAAGGGATATTGAGACTAGACGACCTGGGTTTAAAATTACCCGTCTGTAAAAGCTAAGGCTAATCCCAGTACGATATGCCTAGAACAACCACTAAACTGTAGCATTATAGTGACAAACTTTGGCTTTTCAGCCACTTTATTGACCAAATCACTTACGAGTATTCTGGGGTGGGGCAGAGGGAAGCAAAactggtttcttctgtattttgtattgtatgtTTCTTCATGTAACCAATCAGTATCTTGTCAATATAGTACATACAACTAGCTGCCTGTTGTCTTTATTTGTGTTGGACTCTAGCATGCcaactcttttattttttttttctatctccGGTTCTGTCGTAATGCACTAATCCTGTTGCAACTTTTGCAAAAAAATCTTGTATAGAAaaattgtcctttttcttttttttttttgatggttgtGATGCCACTAATGTTGTTAACCCTACTCTGGTGTGAATACACATGGTTTACCGATGtacagaggtggggtgggggaaaccTTGGCTAACTTGTCAGTGGAAACAATATGTATTGCAAAAGCCTGTAATTCCACAAAAGTATGAAGGGAGGTATTAAAACGGCTTCTGTTGCCAGACTCTAACTGATGTTGGCTGCTGCCTAGTGCCTAATGCAATGTCTTATGCATACTGGTATTTAAGAGGAACTGTCAACTTAGTCTTCATCACAAACTCCAGTTTTgtgtgattaaaaacaaacaaaaaaaaatttttataaaCCTATCATAATCAACAATGTTCATGTTTCTTAATCAGCTCAAACCAGACGGGGAGCGGACCAGAACAGAGCAGTTGTGCTGGAGGCTGAGCTGGGCCGGGCAGGACACCCGGCTCTTCGGTAGGGCTGCGTTTCTGCCCCGGGGAAGGAGGAACTCGGGCTGCTGCCCTCGgacctctgcagccccccccccccccctaccccccggGCTCCCTCCAGGGGCAGGAGCTCCCTATGGCCAGGCTGCCGGTGGCTGGGTAAGCTGGTGGGGTGCTGCGCCGTGGCACGCGAGGAACTTTGAGGTGAACAGCGGGGGGAATTTTTAATTATCTAATACTTTTAGGGAAACCGTTTACAGCTCAAGCggggaagaggtggggggggggggagcatgACAGCGGGGCAGGCTTAGGAATTCTGTGCTCCAGTGTTGATGAACGGAGTGGCTCTGTCCCGGGAGGAGGATGGCTTTGAAAGGCGCTGCTCTCCTGGGGCTGCCGCGTGGACGTAGCTCCTCACACCCGGGGTGAGACCTGGAGTCGATGTGGGAAGCGGAGCAGCCCCTTGCAGCCCTGCTGATGGTGCGTGCGCTGCTGGGCCAGCGCCAGGCGTGTTGGCAGAGCCTGAAGGTTGGGATGCGTGTGaacccgctgctgctgctggagctctgcGGGTGGCGCAGTCGCAGTCACTGCGTCACCGGCCCTGGGCTTGCAGTCTTGGGGCTCTGAAAGCTCCGCTGGGTACCTGCCAATAAAGTCGTCTGTGTGAACAGCCTTGGCTTATGTGGGCTTCGTCCTCTGTCTGAGGCCTTGGTGCCTCTTGCTCGTGCTGGATTTCCTTAAAATCCTGGAAGCAAGAAGGGTCTGGAGCGACTCAGTGACTGAGTTCTTGCTGCCTCTGGCGGCCTCAAATGGGTTTCATTCGTCGGGTGCTGCTTGGTTCCATCCCCTGCTCATCTGCCTGAGGAGCGCGGGATCCCTGCAGGACGTCTGAGGCCTCAGCACTTCCACTGCGGTTGGGACTGATGCTGCCTGTTTCCCAGGCAGCGCGAGATGGATCTGTTGGAGAAGGGCTTCCCTACTCCCAACTCTTGTGACCATAGCATGAGGTGCTGTTGCCATCTGCTGGCTTCTGATACTCGGTTCCTGGGTGACAGGGCTTCATTTCAGGGTCTCCCTCTCTGTGCGGGAGCCTGTGACGCTCTGAGCGGTGTCTTGCTGCTGCCTGAGCCCGTGCAGTTCGGCTGCGGGGACGCGGTTGGGGCTGTGCTGCCGGGGCATGTGGCAGAGCTCCCTGGAGCAGAGCCTCCTCGCTGCCGGCACCGTGCTGCCATGGGGAAGGGCTGCCTGAGCTCGGAGCAGCTTTGACGCAAGCAGGCGTTGCTGCCTGCAtacctgctgcctgcctgggccTGAGTGTGGGTGTTTGTGGTGTTACACACTGGGCCCGAGATGGGCTTCCCCCTCCCTGCGCCTGGGAGCCCAGAGAGGGCTCCAGTAGCCCCTTTCCTAGCTCATTGTGGGAGAGAGTGGCTACAGCAGGGGCACCCTGCACCCAGCCAGACCCCCCCAGCATGGCCATCTTCCCATTCCATGGCATGGGCCAGGGAGCGAGAGGCTGTGGAGCCGGTGCAGATGCTGACAGCAGCACGAGGAGGGAGTGAAGGCGGCCCCAGCCTGCCTGTTCCCTGGGTGAGCTGGTGAGTGGGGCCGCACCTGCCCCCTTGGGAGCTTCTCgcatccccccaccccaagcagcACCCTCTCACagatcccttccctccctctgggTCCGCTGTTGGCCCTGGTTTGTGCTGCCCTGGGGCACCAAGAGAGGCTCTTCCCTCTCTGTGCATCCACCTCCCCTGGCATCAAGAGCTGGGACCAGGTCCCAGCCTCCCCTTCAATCAACACCAAGAGAACACAAGCAGGATCTATGCAAAAGGATTTTTATTGGATACAAAAGCATTCCAGTATAGCGAAAAAAATGACATCATTGCTGAGGGAGCTTGTCCGGGCTAAAACCCGAGACTCGCTGCTGACTGCTCCGGTCCTGCCGCAGGCTGTCGGTTCCTCTCCCATTACATCTGGGCTTTCTTGGTGGCTCCATCCTCGGAGGCTGGtccgggctgtggggctgcagggccgACCTGGATGGGCACGTTCCTCTCCGAGGAAGCCGGCAGGGCCAGCCGGGGGGCCTCGATGCGCAGCTGCCCTTCCTTGGACAGGGAGCATGTCAGCGCCTCGGCGTCCACCTCCTCGGGCACGTCCCACTCCCGCTTCAGCACCTCGTACTTGTAGGAGAAGGAGCCCTTCTCGTCCGTGTTCTGCGTCTCCTTctgccccaccagcaccaccTTCCTGCCCACCACCTTCACCGACAGCTCCTCGGGAGCAAAGTTCTTCACGTCCTGGCAGATGGAGAAGCCGTCCCCGGAGCCCTGGGtcaggctggtgctgggggctCGTTCCAGGGCGGCGGCTCCTTGGCTGGTCAGGAGCTGCTCGAAGCTGCTCATGAACTCCCGCGCTTTCtccatctcctgctgcagctcgGTGAAGATGGTCTCCGCATGCGGCCAGAGGGTCCTCACCGTGCCCAGCCGGCTGGCCAGGGAGCTGGAGGCGAATGGTGCGAGGTGCATTCGGCAAAGCATCTCTGGTGCTGGTGCTTCTGGTTCTGGTTCTGGTTCTGCTTCTCGTCTGTCCCCTCCTGGGAGCGCTCTGTCCCTCCGCCGCTGACCGGCGGCTTTTATTGCCGTTACCGGGaggcggggcccggccccgcaCATGACGTCACCCCCCgggagaagggctcagctctTTCCAGCCCGTTCCAGCTCATTCTTGTCGCTGGGGCGGGAGGGGCGGCCCCCGCTGCCGTCGCACCCCGCATACCTTCGCCCTTAGTCTCGCAGCTCCGCTCCCGTGGCTTATAATTAGCAGCATCACCTCAGCCCCCGGCCGGGATGCCTGAGCCGCCCCTGCCAAAAATCTCTGCCCTTTCTACTTCCCAGGcagggcgcggggctgggctcctctcctctctgccttcccccccccagctcctcgccTGTGGCCCATTCCCCACCGTCTGCAGGCAGGGgagcccctccgccccccgccccatTTGCAGGACCCACATCTCACCCTCAGGTGAGACCAGAAACCAGCCCAGGGGATTGTCAAGGGGCTGGGACAGGATAAGGGCAGCCCCTGGGGGCAAGGGGGGACCTAGAAAGTGCGAGAGGCATCTGGCAGTGGGTGACGTAAGAACACGCTGCTTTGGGGGTGGGACTGTCCCCATGCTGGCCGAAGTGTCACACTCCTGGCACAGCGTAACTTGCGCTCTGCCGAGCCCCCGGCGCGAGGGCTGCGGGAAGGGCTTTGCTCGCCCCCCGCCTGGGGGTCCCGCAGGTGTTGCTGCATCACGGTGGCTCTGCAGAAACCCGAGCTCCCGGCGGTGACTGCGGGTCCCTATTTGCGGCGCGTGACGCGTCCCCAGAAGCAGGCGCTGCTATTTTGGCTGGCAGATAATCAGCCTCTCAAAAATAGGCGATGGCTCCAGGAGGGTGCGTGGGGAGAGAGCATTCTGGAAGGGGCACACCCCTGGGCCGGGGAGGATAAAACCCGTCGCTCCCGGCCCCAGCCCAGAACCGCTCCAGCCCCTGCACCCAGCAGAGCCACAGCACACGTCGGGAGCACACTCCGAGAGCAGAGATGCTTTGCCGCCTGCACTTCATGCCACCCACCTCCAGCTCGCTGTTCCCCTGGCTGGGACCCGTCCGCACCCTCTGGCCGCATCCAGGCACCCTCTTTGCCGAGCTGGAGCGAGAGCTGCGGCTGGAGATGGAGAGGGCTCGGGAGTTCATGAGCAGCTTCGAGCAGTTCCTGAGCAgcgggagcagccccagccggaTCGGCATCGCCGCTGAGCGAGCCCCGAGCACCAGCGCGGCCCTGACCCAGGGCTCCGGGGAGGGCTTTGCCGTCTGCCAGGACGTGAAGGACTTTACGCCCGAGCAGCTGTCGGTGAAGGTGGTGGGCAGGAAggtggtgctggtggggcagAAGGAGACGCAGAACACGGACGAGAAGGGCTCCTTCTCCTACAAGTACGAGGTGCTGAAGCGGGAGTGGGACGTGCCCGAGGAGGTGGACGCCGAGGCGCTGACGTGCTCCCTGTCCAAGGAAGGGCAGCTGCGCATCGAGGCCCCCCGGCTGGCCCTGCCGGCCGCCCCAGAGAGGAACGTGCCCATCCAGATGGGGCCAGCGGTGGCCCAGCCAACAGCCAGCACTGATGATGGAGCCGAACGGGCCAAAGCATGATGGGGAACGACAcggggccgggctgagcccgGCTGCCAGGGCAGCTGCCGGCCGCAGAGCGGGAACACACCGGGGTTTGCGTGACAGCCcggcggggggggtgtctctgcccaAAACATGTAGCTTTTTTGATATGTAATAAATATTCCTGACTTTTATTTGTGCGGTTTCTGTGTTTGCTGGTATCGCCTGGCCCCACGCTTTGAAATTCTCCTGGCGGTGCCCACACAGTGGGAAGGCAGCCCGGGAATCCGGGCTGTGCTGGCACCGGGCATGTTCCTGgcacctctcccctccctgccgtgGCGGAGGAGGTTGTTTGAGGGGCTCCAGCTCATGCAGGGTGTTCAACATCCCTGGGGGGGCCCTGAGCATCCCCCTGGCTGGCCATTGGGCACCGGTCCCCAACTTCGGGATGGTGCTGGGACATTCCCCTGGGGTACCCGCTGGGTCACCAGCCGTGCCAGCATCTCCCGTGCCGTGCCAGCATCCCCCGgaccgtgtccccccccggctcGCCATTGCTGGCACCTTCCAGGCGCTGCCCGCTCCTTCCCCGCCCAGCCTGCCGCCAAGCCACGCCCCTCCAGCAGCCAAATGGGCGGGG
This sequence is a window from Rissa tridactyla isolate bRisTri1 chromosome 19, bRisTri1.patW.cur.20221130, whole genome shotgun sequence. Protein-coding genes within it:
- the LOC128919116 gene encoding heat shock protein 30C-like, coding for MLCRLHFMPPTSSSLFPWLGPVRTLWPHPGTLFAELERELRLEMERAREFMSSFEQFLSSGSSPSRIGIAAERAPSTSAALTQGSGEGFAVCQDVKDFTPEQLSVKVVGRKVVLVGQKETQNTDEKGSFSYKYEVLKREWDVPEEVDAEALTCSLSKEGQLRIEAPRLALPAAPERNVPIQMGPAVAQPTASTDDGAERAKA
- the RAB5C gene encoding ras-related protein Rab-5C; this translates as MAGRGGAARPNGPAAGNKICQFKLVLLGESAVGKSSLVLRFVKGQFHEYQESTIGAAFLTQTVCLDDTTVKFEIWDTAGQERYHSLAPMYYRGAQAAIVVYDITNTDTFVRAKNWVKELQRQASPNIVIALAGNKADLATKRAVDFQDAQTYADDNSLLFMETSAKTAMNVNEIFMAIAKKLPKNEPQNAPGGPGRNRVVDLQESSQPSRSQCCSN
- the LOC128919114 gene encoding heat shock protein beta-11-like, with translation MCGAGPRLPVTAIKAAGQRRRDRALPGGDRREAEPEPEPEAPAPEMLCRMHLAPFASSSLASRLGTVRTLWPHAETIFTELQQEMEKAREFMSSFEQLLTSQGAAALERAPSTSLTQGSGDGFSICQDVKNFAPEELSVKVVGRKVVLVGQKETQNTDEKGSFSYKYEVLKREWDVPEEVDAEALTCSLSKEGQLRIEAPRLALPASSERNVPIQVGPAAPQPGPASEDGATKKAQM